The Acidobacteriota bacterium genome has a segment encoding these proteins:
- a CDS encoding Hsp20/alpha crystallin family protein, translated as MIRGKPEKGLTVWRPFGDVEELGRRLDDAFGWPFLPAAWRRLPAEEGGWWPVLDVTEKDDKYVVKVELPGVKKEDVDVSVAGDVLTVSGEKHGESEVNKKGYHYTESSCGSFSRSIALPATVDAGKIDANFDKGILEITLPKSAEVKQKKIPVGGKP; from the coding sequence ATGATCAGGGGGAAACCGGAAAAGGGCTTGACGGTTTGGAGGCCGTTCGGCGACGTGGAGGAGCTGGGCCGGCGCCTGGACGATGCCTTCGGCTGGCCGTTCCTGCCGGCGGCCTGGCGGCGCCTTCCGGCGGAGGAGGGAGGCTGGTGGCCCGTCCTCGACGTGACGGAAAAGGACGACAAGTACGTCGTCAAGGTCGAGCTGCCCGGCGTCAAGAAGGAAGACGTGGATGTCTCCGTGGCCGGCGACGTCCTGACCGTCTCCGGCGAGAAACACGGCGAGTCCGAGGTCAACAAGAAGGGATACCATTACACCGAGAGCTCCTGCGGCAGCTTCTCCCGGTCGATTGCCCTGCCCGCGACGGTGGACGCCGGCAAGATCGACGCCAACTTTGATAAGGGGATCCTCGAGATCACCCTGCCGAAGTCGGCCGAGGTCAAGCAGAAGAAGATCCCCGTGGGCGGGAAGCCGTAG
- a CDS encoding DegV family protein — protein sequence MKKPSLRLTGKGYYYAFLAGAKRILENQKELNRINVFPVPDADTGSNLASTVRAIIERVRPHRSFKVTSTAIAAAALEGARGNSGVIFAQFLYGMAAEAADSPEMSLARFGQSVRGAVRYMYEAIAEPREGTMITVIRRWAESMASHKDEPEENGRFLRALTKAQARAVEALQETRLKLEAMRRANVVDAGSKGVVLFLEGMLDFLAKPSHKKLPSAARGALVIEPAVEVPAGSVGRRYCTEALIKPRPGRPLDPEALKREVAAFGDSLVLAGSPEALRFHVHTDRPAELFQRVRGAGIIAFQKADDMLRQYEAAHARKWPIALVTDSTCDLPREILDRFQVHVVPLHVSFGDSFYLDKVTITTDQFYGLLETEPELPKTAQPTPQAFESLYANLAAHYDSIIAIHIAQKLSGTYSNSLTAARRVSRQTGKAITVIDSRTLSGGLGLLVLRTARLIEEGRPHDEIAADAERAIRGSRLLVGVRTLKAMVRSGRVRPLAGAAGRLLNLKPIVSLNEEGEARLSDKAFSQKGSLRKILRRLRAEARTGRIRDFCILHVHNPKDALAYAAEVEAVFGGPPAFIMDASPAIGTNAGAGTVAVAFLLEE from the coding sequence ATGAAGAAACCGAGTCTGCGCCTGACCGGGAAAGGCTATTATTACGCCTTCCTGGCCGGGGCCAAGCGCATACTGGAGAACCAGAAGGAACTCAACCGCATCAACGTCTTCCCCGTGCCCGACGCCGACACCGGGTCCAACCTGGCCTCGACCGTCCGGGCCATCATCGAGCGCGTCCGGCCGCACCGGTCGTTCAAGGTGACGTCGACGGCCATCGCGGCCGCGGCCCTGGAGGGCGCCCGCGGCAACTCGGGCGTCATCTTCGCCCAGTTCCTCTACGGCATGGCCGCCGAGGCCGCCGACTCGCCCGAGATGTCGCTGGCCCGGTTCGGCCAGTCCGTCCGCGGCGCCGTCCGCTACATGTACGAGGCCATCGCCGAGCCCCGCGAGGGCACGATGATCACGGTCATCCGCCGCTGGGCCGAGTCCATGGCCTCGCACAAGGACGAGCCCGAGGAAAACGGCCGCTTCCTCAGGGCCCTGACCAAGGCCCAGGCCCGGGCTGTCGAGGCGCTCCAGGAGACCCGGCTCAAGCTCGAGGCGATGCGTCGGGCCAACGTCGTCGACGCCGGCTCCAAGGGCGTCGTCCTGTTCCTCGAGGGCATGCTCGACTTCCTGGCCAAGCCGTCGCACAAGAAGCTGCCCTCGGCCGCGCGGGGGGCGCTCGTCATCGAGCCGGCGGTCGAGGTCCCTGCCGGCTCGGTCGGCCGCCGCTATTGCACCGAGGCCCTGATCAAGCCCCGGCCCGGTCGGCCGCTCGACCCGGAGGCCCTCAAGCGCGAGGTCGCGGCCTTCGGCGACTCGCTCGTCCTGGCCGGCTCGCCGGAGGCGCTCCGGTTCCACGTCCACACCGATAGGCCGGCCGAGCTCTTCCAGCGCGTCCGCGGCGCCGGGATCATCGCCTTCCAGAAGGCCGACGACATGCTCCGGCAGTACGAGGCCGCCCACGCCCGGAAGTGGCCGATCGCCCTGGTGACCGATTCGACCTGCGACCTGCCCCGGGAGATCCTCGATCGTTTCCAGGTCCACGTGGTGCCCCTGCATGTGAGCTTCGGCGACAGCTTCTACCTCGACAAGGTCACCATCACCACGGACCAGTTCTACGGCCTGCTCGAAACGGAGCCGGAACTCCCCAAGACGGCCCAGCCGACGCCCCAGGCCTTCGAAAGCCTGTACGCGAACCTGGCCGCCCACTACGACTCGATCATCGCCATCCACATCGCCCAGAAGCTGAGCGGCACGTATTCGAACAGCCTCACGGCCGCCCGCCGGGTGTCCCGGCAAACGGGCAAGGCCATCACGGTCATCGACTCGCGGACCCTGTCCGGCGGCCTCGGGCTCCTGGTCCTCCGGACGGCCAGGCTCATCGAGGAAGGGCGGCCCCACGACGAGATCGCGGCCGACGCCGAGCGGGCGATCCGCGGGTCCAGGCTCCTGGTCGGCGTCCGGACGCTGAAGGCCATGGTCCGCAGCGGCCGGGTCCGTCCGCTGGCCGGCGCGGCCGGCAGGCTCCTGAACCTCAAGCCGATCGTCTCCCTGAACGAGGAGGGGGAGGCCAGGCTCTCGGACAAGGCCTTCAGCCAGAAGGGCAGCCTGCGCAAGATCCTGCGGCGCCTGAGGGCGGAGGCCCGCACGGGCCGCATCCGGGACTTCTGCATCCTTCACGTCCACAACCCGAAAGACGCCCTCGCTTACGCCGCGGAGGTCGAGGCCGTTTTCGGCGGCCCGCCCGCCTTCATCATGGACGCCTCCCCGGCGATCGGGACTAACGCCGGGGCGGGCACCGTAGCGGTCGCTTTCCTTCTCGAGGAGTGA
- a CDS encoding DUF4382 domain-containing protein: protein MTSLIKQKGLPLLVVLLVGLIGCSSGGDTGRLSLSMIDKPSDDYLAVYVTIAEIDVHAAGDAEGAWTAIATPNKTIDLLALANGVREELALADLAAGRYSQMRLIIGTTADSGLNILGGSHPYANYVIDAGEAAREMKIPSGLQTGVKLVQGFTINANSTTELTFDFDASRSVVVAGRSGHYLLKPTIQVIDTAVATVINGTVTRQADGGFVGGALVSVQAYDAAAADPKDQVAVLTSTLTDDTDAARGRYKFFFAVDAATTINLVASKEGLASSALRFLIENGNAYTKDFALADAADAGAVDLTIEGANADAPVTLSFRRQVVLDGETVMIEVLSKNYVNGAYPPDEAYRVPLPAGDYTVVASTADKATLMLTVSVAKDAHSALDVKFL from the coding sequence ATGACTTCTCTCATCAAACAGAAAGGCCTGCCGCTGCTCGTCGTCCTGCTCGTCGGCCTGATCGGCTGCTCGAGCGGCGGCGACACGGGCCGGCTGTCCCTGAGCATGATCGACAAGCCGTCGGACGACTACCTGGCGGTCTATGTCACGATCGCGGAGATCGACGTCCACGCGGCCGGCGATGCGGAAGGGGCCTGGACGGCCATCGCCACGCCCAACAAGACCATCGACCTGCTGGCCCTGGCCAACGGCGTCCGGGAGGAGCTGGCCCTGGCGGACCTCGCCGCCGGCCGCTATTCCCAGATGCGCCTGATCATCGGCACGACCGCGGACAGCGGCCTCAACATCCTCGGCGGCAGCCATCCCTACGCGAACTACGTCATCGACGCCGGCGAGGCGGCCCGCGAGATGAAGATCCCGAGCGGCCTGCAGACCGGGGTCAAGCTCGTCCAGGGATTCACGATCAACGCGAACAGCACGACCGAGCTGACCTTCGACTTCGACGCCTCCCGGTCGGTCGTCGTGGCCGGCCGCAGCGGCCACTACCTGCTGAAGCCGACCATCCAGGTCATCGACACGGCCGTGGCCACGGTCATCAACGGGACGGTGACCCGGCAGGCCGACGGCGGCTTCGTGGGCGGCGCCCTCGTCAGCGTCCAGGCCTATGACGCCGCGGCCGCCGATCCGAAGGACCAGGTCGCGGTGCTGACGTCGACCCTGACCGACGACACCGATGCGGCCCGGGGCCGGTACAAGTTCTTCTTCGCGGTGGACGCGGCCACGACGATCAACCTGGTCGCGAGCAAGGAAGGCCTGGCGTCCTCCGCGCTCCGGTTCCTGATCGAGAACGGCAACGCTTACACCAAGGACTTCGCGCTCGCCGATGCCGCCGATGCCGGCGCCGTCGACCTGACGATCGAGGGCGCGAACGCGGACGCGCCCGTGACCCTGTCCTTCCGCCGGCAGGTCGTCCTGGACGGCGAGACGGTCATGATCGAGGTGCTGTCGAAAAATTACGTGAACGGCGCCTATCCGCCGGACGAGGCCTATCGGGTCCCCCTGCCCGCGGGCGATTACACGGTCGTCGCCTCGACCGCGGACAAGGCTACCCTGATGCTGACCGTCTCGGTGGCCAAGGACGCCCACTCGGCGCTCGACGTCAAGTTCCTCTGA
- a CDS encoding aldo/keto reductase, with amino-acid sequence MQYREFGKLGTKVSALGFGCMRLPTLDGAPQSGNIDEAETVRMIRRAIDRGVDYIDTAYPYHDGRSEVVTGKALRDGYRAKVLLATKSPVWQIAKPEDFDARLGEQLARLGTDRIDLYLFHALGAERWENIVLKHGLLEKAEAAVRDGRIGHIGFSFHDKADVFRRIIDGYDGWSACQIQYNYMDIENQAGTAGLRYAASKGLAVVVMEPLLGGRLASPPRAAADVFRASGRGWSPAEWALQWTWDQAEVSTVLSGMTAMTEVEENLRAADRSEVGGLNAGDQAVIDRARKALRERAAIPCTRCGYCRPCPSGVNIPRNFELYNDCVIYDDPAIPRATYARFMPEGERAAACTGCRSCEEKCPQRIAISELMPEVDAVLGQGQPPKRGGR; translated from the coding sequence ATGCAATATCGGGAGTTCGGGAAGCTGGGCACGAAAGTTTCGGCCCTCGGCTTCGGCTGCATGCGCCTGCCGACGCTGGACGGGGCGCCCCAGAGCGGGAACATCGACGAAGCCGAGACCGTGCGCATGATCCGGCGGGCGATCGATCGCGGCGTGGACTATATCGACACGGCCTACCCGTACCATGACGGCCGGAGCGAGGTCGTCACCGGAAAGGCCCTGCGGGACGGGTATCGCGCCAAGGTCCTGCTCGCCACCAAGTCCCCCGTCTGGCAGATCGCCAAGCCGGAGGATTTCGACGCCCGCCTCGGCGAGCAGCTCGCCCGCCTCGGAACCGACCGCATCGATCTCTACCTGTTCCACGCGTTGGGGGCCGAGCGCTGGGAAAACATCGTCCTCAAGCACGGCCTTCTGGAGAAGGCCGAGGCCGCGGTCAGGGACGGGCGCATCGGCCATATCGGGTTCTCCTTCCACGACAAGGCCGACGTTTTCAGGCGGATCATCGACGGCTACGACGGCTGGAGCGCGTGCCAGATCCAGTATAACTACATGGATATCGAGAACCAGGCCGGGACGGCCGGCCTGCGATACGCCGCCTCGAAGGGCCTCGCGGTCGTGGTCATGGAGCCCCTGCTGGGAGGGCGGCTGGCCTCTCCGCCGCGAGCGGCGGCGGACGTCTTCCGCGCCTCGGGCCGCGGCTGGTCGCCCGCCGAGTGGGCCCTGCAGTGGACGTGGGACCAGGCCGAGGTCTCGACGGTCCTCAGCGGGATGACGGCCATGACGGAGGTCGAGGAGAACCTGCGCGCCGCGGACCGTTCGGAGGTCGGCGGGCTGAATGCCGGCGACCAGGCCGTTATCGACCGGGCCCGGAAGGCTCTCCGGGAGCGCGCGGCCATCCCCTGCACCCGGTGCGGCTATTGCCGCCCGTGCCCGAGCGGCGTCAACATCCCACGGAACTTCGAGCTCTACAACGACTGCGTCATCTATGACGATCCGGCCATCCCCCGCGCCACTTATGCCCGGTTCATGCCCGAGGGCGAGAGGGCCGCGGCCTGCACCGGCTGCCGGTCCTGCGAAGAGAAGTGCCCCCAGCGCATCGCCATCAGCGAGCTCATGCCCGAGGTGGACGCGGTCCTGGGACAGGGCCAGCCGCCGAAACGGGGGGGACGCTGA